The sequence CGGTCAAGGTCGAGTCCGTCAACACGCTCAACCGTCAGGGCAAGCGCAAGCGCTCCAAGACGGGTTTTGGCAAGCGCAAGGACACCAAGCGCGCCATTGTGACGCTGGCTGAGGGCAACCGCATCGACATCTTCGGTGGTCCGACCTCCTGACGGAGGCCGTGATCGTCGATCAAGACGAGGACGAAAATGGGTATCCGCAAGTACAAGCCGACTACGCCGGGCCGTCGTGGCTCGAGCGTGGCCGACTTCGTCGAAATCACGCGGTCCACGCCGGAGAAGTCGCTGGTTCGCCCCCTGCACAGCAAGGGCGGCCGTAACAACGCCGGTCGGATCACCGTTCGCCACCAGGGTGGCGGGCACAAGCGCGCCTACCGCGTGATCGACTTCCGTCGTCACGACAAGGACGGCGTGCCGGCCAAGGTCGCGCACATCGAGTACGACCCCAACCGCACCGCGCGCATCGCGCTCCTGCACTACGCGGACGGCGAGAAGCGCTACATCATCGCGCCGCGCGGCATCACGCAGGGCGACCGGATCGAGAACGGCGCTGGCGCCGACATCAAGCCGGGCAACAACCTGCCGCTGCGCAACATCCCGGTCGGTACCACCATCCACGCGGTGGAGCTGCGTCCCGGTGGCGGTGCCAAGCTGGCCCGCTCCGCCGGCTCCGGCATCCAGCTGCTGGCGCGTGAGGGCAAGATGGCGCACCTGCGCATGCCCTCCGGTGAGATCCGCCTGGTGGACGCGCGCTGCCGCGCGACCGTCGGCGAGGTCGGCAACGCCGAGCAGTCGAACATCAACTGGGGCAAGGCCGGCCGTATGCGCTGGAAGGGCGTTCGCCCGACCGTGCGTGGTGTGGCCATGAACCCGATCGACCACCCGCACGGTGGTGGTGAGGGTAAGACCTCCGGTGGTCGCCACCCGGTCTCGCCGTGGGGCCAGAAGGAGGGTCGTACCCGTCGCCCGAAGAAGGCGTCGGACGCTCTCATCGTGCGCCGCCGCAAGACCAACAAGAAGCGCTAGGAGCAGGTCAGATGCCGCGCAGTCTCAAGAAGGGCCCCTTCATCGACGGCCACCTTCTCAAGAAGGTGGACGCGCAGAACGAGGCGGGTACCCAGAACGTCATCAAGACCTGGTCCCGTCGCTCCGTGATCTTCCCGGCCATGCTCGGCCACACGATCGCGGTTCACGATGGTCGCAAGCACGTCCCGGTGTTCGTCACCGAGTCGATGGTCGGCCACAAGCTGGGCGAGTTCGCTCCGACCCGCACCTTCCGCGGCCACGTCAAGGACGACCGCAAGTCGAAGCGTCGCTAGTCGCCTGAGCTTCACCGCCAGACCGACTCAATGACTTACTCCATTAAGGGGACAACCATGGAAGCCAGGGCCCAGGCGCGGTACATCCGCGTCACGCCCATGAAGGCCCGCCGCGTGGTGGACCTCATCCGTGGCCTGCCGGCCACGGAGGCCCAGGCCGTCCTGCGTTTCGCTCCGCAGGCCGCCACCGTGCCGGTGGGCAAGGTGCTCGACAGCGCCATTGCCAACGCCGCGCACAACTACAACCACTCCAACGTGGACGACCTCGTCATCAGCGAGGCGTACGTTGACGAGGGTCCGACCCTGAAGCGGTTCCGTCCGCGTGCCCAGGGCCGCGCCTACCGGATCCGCAAGCGGACCAGCCACATCACCGTGGTCGTCAGCAGCAAGGAAGGGACCCGGTAATGGGCCAGAAGGTTAACCCGCACGGGTTCCGCCTCGGCATCAGCACGGACTTCAAGTCCCGCTGGTACGCCGACAAGCTGTACAAGGACTACGTCAAGGAAGACGTTGCCATTCGTCGCATGATGACGAAGGGCATGGAGCGCGCCGGCATCTCCAAGGTCGAGATCGAGCGCACCCGCGACCGCGTCCGCGTCGACATCCACACCGCCCGCCCCGGCATCGTCATCGGTCGCCGTGGCACCGAGGCCGACCGCATCCGCGGCGACCTCGAGAAGCTGACCGGCAAGCAGGTCCAGCTGAACATCCTCGAGGTCAAGAACCCCGAGCTGGACGCCCAGCTCGTGGCTCAGGGCGTCGCGGAGCAGCTGTCCTCCCGCGTCTCCTTCCGTCGTGCCATGCGCAAGTCGATGCAGGGCACCATGAAGTCCGGCGCCAAGGGCATCAAGGTCCAGTGCTCCGGTCGTCTCGGCGGCGCCGAGATGAGCCGTTCGGAGTTCTACCGCGAGGGTCGTGTGCCGCTGCACACCCTTCGTGCGAACGTCGACTACGGCTTCTTCGAGGCCAAGACCACCTTCGGCCGCATCGGCGTGAAGGTCTGGATCTACAAGGGCGACGTCAAGAACATCGCCGAGGTCCGCGCTGAGAACGCCGCTGCCCGCTCGGGCAACCGCCCGGCCCGTCCCGAGGGTGGTCGTCCCGCCCGCGGTGGCGAGCGCCGTGGTGGCGAGCGTGGTGGCCGCGGCCGTCGCCCCGCCGCTTCCGAGGCCCCCGCGGCCCCGGTCGCCGAGGCTCCGGCTGCCGAGAACACCGGAACGGAGGCCTGACCGTCATGCTGATCCCCCGTCGGGTCAAGCACCGCAAGCAGCACCACCCGAAGCGCCGCGGCGCTTCGAAGGGTGGCACCGAGCTCGCGTTCGGCGAGTACGGCATCCAGGCCGTCACCCCGGCCTACGTGACGAACCGGCAGATCGAGTCCGCTCGTATCGCCGTCACCCGTCACATCAAGCGTGGCGGCAAGGTCTGGATCAACATCTACCCGGACCGTCCGCTCACCAAGAAGCCGGCCGAGACCCGCATGGGTTCCGGTAAGGGTTCGCCCGAGTGGTGGATCGCGAACGTGCACCCGGGTCGGGTCATGTTCGAGCTGTCGTACCCCAACGAGAAGGTGGCTCGTGAGGCGCTGACCCGCGCAGCTCACAAGCTCCCGATGAAGTGCCGGATCATCCGGCGCGAGGCAGGTGAGAGCTGATGTCGGCCGGCACCAAGGCTGCTGACCTCCGCGAGCTGGACAACGAGGGTCTCGTTGCCAAGCTCCGTGAGGCCAAGGAGGAGCTGTTCAACCTCCGCTTCCAGGCGGCGACCGGGCAGCTCGACAACCACGGACGGCTCAAGCTCGTCCGTAAGGACATCGCGCGGATCTACACCCTGATGCGCGAGCGCGAGCTGGGCATCGAGACGGTGGAGAGCGCCTGATGACTGAGAACACCAACGAGACGCGCGGTTTCCGCAAGACCCGTGAGGGTCTCGTCGTCAGCGACAAGATGGACAAGACCGTCGTCGTCGCCGTCGAGGACCGCGTCAAGCACGCTCTGTACGGCAAGGTCATCCGCCGTACGAACAAGCTGAAGGCGCACGACGAGGCGAACGCCTGCGGCATCGGCGACCGGGTCCTCCTCGCGGAGACCCGCCCGCTGTCCGCGACGAAGCGCTGGCGCGTCGTCGAGATCCTCGAGAAGGCCAAGTAACGAAGTTGATGCGGTACGGCCGTATGTGCACCAGGTCCCTCGTGGACGCCGGTGTGAGCAGCGGCCGGCCCGTCAGCTCTCGTTGACGATCAGGAGAAAGCTGTGATCCAGCAGGAGTCGCGACTGCGAGTCGCCGACAACACGGGCGCGAAGGAAATCCTTTGCATCCGCGTTCTCGGTGGTTCCGGTCGCCGCTACGCCGGCATCGGGGACGTCATCGTCGCGACCGTCAAGGACGCGATCCCCGGCGGTTCGGTCAAGAAGGGTGACGTCGTCAAGTGCGTCGTCGTCCGCACCGTGAAGTCGCGCCGTCGTCCCGACGGTTCGTACATCCGGTTCGACGAGAACGCCGCTGTCGTCCTCAAGAACACCGATGGCGACCCGCGCGGTACCCGCATCTTCGGCCCGGTGGGCCGCGAGCTGCGTGACAAGAAGTTCATGAAGATCATCTCGCTTGCGCCGGAGGTGCTCTAACTCATGGCGAACAGCATGAAGATCAAGAAGGGTGACCTGGTCCAGGTCATCACCGGCAAGGACCGCGGCAAGCAGGGCAAGGTCATCCAGGCCATGCCCGCCGAGAACAAGGTCCTGGTCGAGGGTGTCAACCGGGTCAAGAAGCACACCAAGCCGGGTCCGGGCACCCAGGGTGGCATTGTCACCGTCGAGGCCCCGGTGCACGTCTCCAACGTCCAGCTGGTCGTGGAGAAGGACGGCAAGAAGGTCGTCACCCGCGTTGGCTACCGCTTCGACGACGAGGGCAACAAGATCCGCGTTGCCAAGCGAACCGGTGAGGACATCTGATGTCTGAGACGACTGTTGAGAAGGTGACCCCCCGTCTCAAGGAGCGTTACAACTCCGAGATCAAGGGTCAGCTGCAGGAGCAGTTCTCGTACGAGAACGTCATGCTGACGCCCGGCCTGGTCAAGGTCGTCGTCAACATGGGTGTCGGCGAGGCCGCCCGTGACAGCAAGCTGATCGAGGGCGCGATCCGCGACCTCACCGCGATCACCGGCCAGAAGCCGGCCGTGACCAAGGCTCGCAAGTCCATCGCGCAGTTCAAGCTGCGCGAGGGCCAGCCGATCGGCACCCACGTCACCCTCCGCGGTGACCGCATGTGGGAGTTCCTGGACCGTCTGGTTTCGCTGGCCCTGCCGCGAATCCGTGACTTCCGCGGCCTCTCGCCGAAGCAGTTCGACGGCCGTGGCAACTACACCTTCGGTCTGACCGAGCAGGTTATGTTCCACGAGATCGACCAGGACAAGGTCGACCGTCAGCGCGGTATGGACATCACCGTCGTGACCACCGCTCAGACCGACGACGAGGGCCGGGCGCTCCTGCGTGCTCTGGGCTTCCCGTTCAAGGAGGCGTGAGCCAATGGCGAAGAAGTCCCTCATCGCGAAGGCCGAGCGGAAGCCGAAGTTCGGCGTCCGGGCCTACACCCGGTGCCAGCGCTGCGGCCGTCCGCACTCGGTGTACCGCAAGTTCGGCCTCTGCCGTGTCTGCCTCCGTGAGATGGCGCACCGCGGCGAGCTGCCGGGCGTGACCAAGAGCTCCTGGTAGTCCTCCTCCGCGAGGTCAGCCAGGTGCCCTGGGCACCCAGCGAAGCAGAGGTGCCCGATCCCACACCGGCCCGTTTTGGGCCTGCCGTACGGAGTCCCGTAAGGTAGTGGGGTCGGGCCCCCTGCCACGGCTTCCCCATGGATGCCCGTGGCCCTCTTGCGAGAGGGCTCGCACCCAGTCTTACGACGTCGCAGGTCCCCTGCGCTTGTGCCCCTGACGAACTCGGAAGAGTCCGGCAGGGGGACCTGGCGCGGAGAAACCGCGGCGAGAGAGGCCTGAGGCCATCATGACCATGACCGACCCCATCGCAGACATGCTCACGCGTCTGCGTAACGCGAACTCGGCGTACCACGACTCCGTGGCGATGCCGGCCAGCAAGATCAAGGCGCACGTCGCCGAGATCCTGCAGCAGGAGGGGTACATCTCCTCCTACAAGGTTGAGGAGCCGGTTGAGGGCGAGGTCGGCAAGAAGCTGACCATCGAGCTCAAGTTCGGCCCCAACCGTGAGCGCTCCATTGCCGGCATCAAGCGCATCAGCAAGCCGGGTCTGCGCGTTTACGCAAAGTCCACCAACCTGCCGAAGGTTCTCGGCGGCCTGGGCGTGGCGATCATCTCCACGTCCTCCGGCCTCCTGACCGACAAGCAGGCCGCCAAGAAGGGCGTAGGCGGAGAAGTTCTCGCCTACGTCTGGTAATTCGGGAAACGGAGGTACAGCAATGTCGCGCATTGGACGGCTGCCCATCCAGGTCCCCGCTGGCGTGGACGTCACCATCGATGGCCAGACGGTCTCGGTGAAGGGTCCGAAGGGCTCCCTCACCCACGTCGTCGCCGCGCCGATCGAGATCGGCAAGGGCGAGGACGGCATTCTGGCTGTCACCCGCCCCAACGACGAGCGTCAGTCGAAGGCCCTGCACGGCCTGACCCGCACGCTGGTGGCGAACATGATCACCGGTGTGACCGCGGGCTACCGCAAGTCGCTGGAGATCAGCGGTGTCGGCTACCGAGTTCTGGCGAAGGGCTCCGACATGGAGTTCCAGCTGGGCTACAGCCACCCGATCCTCGTCGAGGCGCCCGAGGGCATCTCCTTCGTCGTCGAGTCGGCCACCAAGTTCCACGTGGACGGCATCGACAAGCAGAAGGTCGGCGAGGTCGCCGCGAAGATCCGCAAGCTGCGCAAGCCCGACCCGTACAAGGCCAAGGGTGTCAAGTACGCGGGCGAGGTTATCCGCCGCAAGGTCGGAAAGAGTGGTAAGTAAGCGATGAGTGTCTCTGTCAAGATCGGCAAGGGCAACGCCTACAAGAGCGCCGCTCGCAAGCGCCGCGCGATCCGGGTTCGCAAGCGCGTCACCGGCACCGAGGTGCGTCCGCGCCTCGTGGTGACCCGTTCGAACCGCCACATGGTCGCCCAGGTCATCGACGACGCCAAGGGTCACACCCTGGCGTCGGCGTCCACCCTCGACGTGTCCATCAAGGGCGCCGAGGGCGACAAGACCGAGCTGGCCAAGAAGGTCGGGAGCCTGGTCGCCGAGCGCGCCAAGGCTGCCGGCATCGAGTCGGTCGTCTTCGACCGCGCGGGCAACCGGTACGCCGGCCGCATCGCCGCCCTGGCGGACGCGGCCCGCGAGGCCGGGCTCGACTTCTAAGCCGCTCGTCGACTCTGTCGGCGGACGTAATCGAGAGAGGTAATTCCAATGGCTGGACCCCAGCGCCGCGGTAGCGGCGCCGGCGGCGGCACCGGTGGCGAGCGGCGCGACCGTAAGCGTGACGACCGGGGCAACGCCCCCGCCGTCGAGAAGACCGCTTACGTCGAGCGCGTCGTCGCGATCAACCGTGTCGCCAAGGTTGTCAAGGGTGGTCGTCGTTTCTCCTTCACCGCGCTGGTCGTGGTGGGCGATGGCGACGGCACCGTGGGTGTCGGTTACGGGAAGGCGAAGGAGGTTCCGGCCGCCATCGCCAAGGGTGTTGAGGAGGCCAAGAAGAACTTCTTCAAGGTCCCCCGTATCCAGGGCACCATCCCCCACCCGATCCAGGGTGAGAAGGCCGCCGGCGTTGTGCTCCTGAAGCCCGCCGCCCCCGGTACCGGTGTTATCGCCGGTGGTCCGGTGCGCGCCGTCCTGGAGTGCGCCGGCATCCACGACATCCTGTCGAAGTCGCTCGGCTCGGACAACGCGATCAACATCGTGCACGCCACCGTGGCCGCTCTGAAGGGCCTCGTGCGCCCCGAGGAGATCGCCGCCCGTCGTGGCCTGCCGCTGGAGGACGTGGCCCCCGCCGCTCTGCTGCGGGCGCGTGCTGCTGGGGTGAGCGCCTGATGGCTCGCCTCAAGATCACGCAGACCAAGTCGTACATCGGCAGCAAGCAGAATCACCGTGACACCCTGCGTTCGCTCGGTCTCAAGCGCATGCACGACGTCGTGGTGAAGGAGGACCGTCCCGAGATCCGTGGGATGGCCCAGACCGTTCGTCACCTCGTGACGGTTGAGGAGGTGGACTGATCATGGGCGAGAACCCGATCAAGATCCACAACCTGCGTCCCGCCCCGGGTGCCAAGACCGACAAGATCCGTGTGGGTCGTGGTGAGGCGTCCAAGGGTAAGACCGCTGGTCGTGGTACCAAGGGCACCAAGGCCCGCTACCAGGTTCCGCAGCGCTTCGAGGGTGGCCAGATGCCGCTCCACATGCGCCTGCCGAAGCTGAAGGGCTTCAAGAACCCGTTCAAGATCACGTTCCAGGTCGTCAACCTCGACAAGCTGGCCGAGCTCTACCCGCAGGGTGGAGAGGTCACGGTCGAGGACCTGGTCGCCAAGGGCGCGGTTCGCAAGAACTCCCTCGTCAAGGTGCTCGGCACCGGCGAGATCTCGGTCGCCCTGCAGGTGACGGTGGACGCCGTCTCCGGCTCCGCCACCGAGAAGATCGTCGCCGCTGGCGGCACCGTCACCGAGCTCGTCTGAGCCCGCTGACTTCGTGAGCCCCGCGTTTCCCGTTCCGGGAAGCGCGGGGCTCACGCCTTTTCCGGACTTTCCCCGCCCCGGGGCGGTACGGATTGCGGTGAACGGGCTCTCGTTCTTTTGTGTGGCAAAACCGGGCATCCCGTACCCCATGAGTGGGGGAGAGGGCGTACGCGCTTCTTTCGAGTGGCCGTGCACTGTTAGAGTCCGTGGAGTTCCCTTGTAGGCTGCGCGCAGGCTCGCCTGTGCCGTCTGTACGGGGCCCGAACCGCAAACTCCCCATTCCAGGACCGACCCTCCCGCCGACGACGTGCGGGAGGCGCAGGAGGCACCGTGCTCAGTGCGTTCGCGCGGGCGTTCCAGACGCCCGACCTGCGCAAGAAGCTGCTGTTCACGCTGGGCATCATGGTGCTGTTCCGGCTGGGCTCGCACGTTCCCGTACCCGGGGTCGACTTCGAGGCGGTTCACGCCTGCATCAAGGAGACCAAGAACAACGGGCTCTTCGGCCTGGTGAACCTGTTCTCCGGCGGCGCTCTGCTCCAGTTGACGATCTTCGCCCTCGGCATCATGCCGTACATCACGGCGAGCATCATCCTCCAGCTCCTCACGGTCGTGATCCCACGACTCGAGGCGCTGAAGAAGGAGGGGCAGGCCGGCCAGGCGAAGATCACCCAGTACACCCGTTACCTCACCATCGCGCTGGCGGTGCTCCAGGGCACCGGGATCGTGGCGACCGCGTCCAGCGGCGCCCTCTTCTCCGGGTGCGTCTACGCCAACCAGATCGTCCCGGACACCGGGGTGTTCCGGATCGCCGTGATGGTCCTGACCATGACCGCCGGCACCACGGTGATCATGTGGCTCGGCGAGCTCATCACCGACCGGGGCATCGGCAACGGCATGTCGCTGCTGATCTTCACCTCGATCGCGGCGCAGTTCCCCACCTCGATGTGGGCGATCAAGCAGTCCGGCACCATCGGCGGCGGCTGGGTCGAGTTCCTCTCGGTCATCGCGATCGGCGTCATCGTTGTGATGCTCGTCATCTTCGTCGAGCAGGCGCAGCGCCGGATCCCGGTCCAGTACGCGAAGCGGATGATCGGCCGTCGGGCCTTCGGCGGGACGTCGACCTACATCCCGCTCAAGGTGAACCAGGCCGGTGTCATCCCGGTCATCTTCGCCTCGTCGCTGCTGTACATCCCCGCCCTGGTGGTTCAGCTGACCAACAGTCAGTCGAGCTGGGCGGTCTGGATCACCAAGCACTTCGTCCGCGGTGACCACCCGGTCTACATGGCCACGTACTTCCTGCTGATCGTCTTCTTCGCCTTCTTCTACGTCGCGATCTCCTTCAACCCCGAAGAAGTTGCCGACAACATGAAGAAGTATGGTGGGTTCATCCCGGGCATCCGGGCCGGCCGCCCGACGGCCGAGTACCTGAACTACGTGCTCACCCGCATCACGTGGCCGGGTTCGCTCTACCTGGGCCTGATCGCGTTGATCCCGATGATCGCCCTGGTCGCCTTCGGACAGCAGACCAACTTCCCGTTCGGCGGCACCAGCGTGCTCATCGTCGTCGGCGTCGGACTCGAAACTGTGAAGCAGATCGAGAGCCAGCTCCAGCAGCGCAATTACGAAGGGTTCCTCCGCTGATGCG comes from Streptomyces sp. TLI_053 and encodes:
- the rplB gene encoding 50S ribosomal protein L2 is translated as MGIRKYKPTTPGRRGSSVADFVEITRSTPEKSLVRPLHSKGGRNNAGRITVRHQGGGHKRAYRVIDFRRHDKDGVPAKVAHIEYDPNRTARIALLHYADGEKRYIIAPRGITQGDRIENGAGADIKPGNNLPLRNIPVGTTIHAVELRPGGGAKLARSAGSGIQLLAREGKMAHLRMPSGEIRLVDARCRATVGEVGNAEQSNINWGKAGRMRWKGVRPTVRGVAMNPIDHPHGGGEGKTSGGRHPVSPWGQKEGRTRRPKKASDALIVRRRKTNKKR
- the rpsS gene encoding 30S ribosomal protein S19, coding for MPRSLKKGPFIDGHLLKKVDAQNEAGTQNVIKTWSRRSVIFPAMLGHTIAVHDGRKHVPVFVTESMVGHKLGEFAPTRTFRGHVKDDRKSKRR
- the rplV gene encoding 50S ribosomal protein L22, with protein sequence MEARAQARYIRVTPMKARRVVDLIRGLPATEAQAVLRFAPQAATVPVGKVLDSAIANAAHNYNHSNVDDLVISEAYVDEGPTLKRFRPRAQGRAYRIRKRTSHITVVVSSKEGTR
- the rpsC gene encoding 30S ribosomal protein S3, with the translated sequence MGQKVNPHGFRLGISTDFKSRWYADKLYKDYVKEDVAIRRMMTKGMERAGISKVEIERTRDRVRVDIHTARPGIVIGRRGTEADRIRGDLEKLTGKQVQLNILEVKNPELDAQLVAQGVAEQLSSRVSFRRAMRKSMQGTMKSGAKGIKVQCSGRLGGAEMSRSEFYREGRVPLHTLRANVDYGFFEAKTTFGRIGVKVWIYKGDVKNIAEVRAENAAARSGNRPARPEGGRPARGGERRGGERGGRGRRPAASEAPAAPVAEAPAAENTGTEA
- the rplP gene encoding 50S ribosomal protein L16 codes for the protein MLIPRRVKHRKQHHPKRRGASKGGTELAFGEYGIQAVTPAYVTNRQIESARIAVTRHIKRGGKVWINIYPDRPLTKKPAETRMGSGKGSPEWWIANVHPGRVMFELSYPNEKVAREALTRAAHKLPMKCRIIRREAGES
- the rpmC gene encoding 50S ribosomal protein L29; translated protein: MSAGTKAADLRELDNEGLVAKLREAKEELFNLRFQAATGQLDNHGRLKLVRKDIARIYTLMRERELGIETVESA
- the rpsQ gene encoding 30S ribosomal protein S17; this translates as MTENTNETRGFRKTREGLVVSDKMDKTVVVAVEDRVKHALYGKVIRRTNKLKAHDEANACGIGDRVLLAETRPLSATKRWRVVEILEKAK
- the rplN gene encoding 50S ribosomal protein L14 produces the protein MIQQESRLRVADNTGAKEILCIRVLGGSGRRYAGIGDVIVATVKDAIPGGSVKKGDVVKCVVVRTVKSRRRPDGSYIRFDENAAVVLKNTDGDPRGTRIFGPVGRELRDKKFMKIISLAPEVL
- the rplX gene encoding 50S ribosomal protein L24, with amino-acid sequence MKIKKGDLVQVITGKDRGKQGKVIQAMPAENKVLVEGVNRVKKHTKPGPGTQGGIVTVEAPVHVSNVQLVVEKDGKKVVTRVGYRFDDEGNKIRVAKRTGEDI
- the rplE gene encoding 50S ribosomal protein L5 — its product is MSETTVEKVTPRLKERYNSEIKGQLQEQFSYENVMLTPGLVKVVVNMGVGEAARDSKLIEGAIRDLTAITGQKPAVTKARKSIAQFKLREGQPIGTHVTLRGDRMWEFLDRLVSLALPRIRDFRGLSPKQFDGRGNYTFGLTEQVMFHEIDQDKVDRQRGMDITVVTTAQTDDEGRALLRALGFPFKEA
- a CDS encoding type Z 30S ribosomal protein S14, with translation MAKKSLIAKAERKPKFGVRAYTRCQRCGRPHSVYRKFGLCRVCLREMAHRGELPGVTKSSW
- the rpsH gene encoding 30S ribosomal protein S8 → MTMTDPIADMLTRLRNANSAYHDSVAMPASKIKAHVAEILQQEGYISSYKVEEPVEGEVGKKLTIELKFGPNRERSIAGIKRISKPGLRVYAKSTNLPKVLGGLGVAIISTSSGLLTDKQAAKKGVGGEVLAYVW
- the rplF gene encoding 50S ribosomal protein L6 yields the protein MSRIGRLPIQVPAGVDVTIDGQTVSVKGPKGSLTHVVAAPIEIGKGEDGILAVTRPNDERQSKALHGLTRTLVANMITGVTAGYRKSLEISGVGYRVLAKGSDMEFQLGYSHPILVEAPEGISFVVESATKFHVDGIDKQKVGEVAAKIRKLRKPDPYKAKGVKYAGEVIRRKVGKSGK
- the rplR gene encoding 50S ribosomal protein L18, with product MSVSVKIGKGNAYKSAARKRRAIRVRKRVTGTEVRPRLVVTRSNRHMVAQVIDDAKGHTLASASTLDVSIKGAEGDKTELAKKVGSLVAERAKAAGIESVVFDRAGNRYAGRIAALADAAREAGLDF
- the rpsE gene encoding 30S ribosomal protein S5, which produces MAGPQRRGSGAGGGTGGERRDRKRDDRGNAPAVEKTAYVERVVAINRVAKVVKGGRRFSFTALVVVGDGDGTVGVGYGKAKEVPAAIAKGVEEAKKNFFKVPRIQGTIPHPIQGEKAAGVVLLKPAAPGTGVIAGGPVRAVLECAGIHDILSKSLGSDNAINIVHATVAALKGLVRPEEIAARRGLPLEDVAPAALLRARAAGVSA
- the rpmD gene encoding 50S ribosomal protein L30 → MARLKITQTKSYIGSKQNHRDTLRSLGLKRMHDVVVKEDRPEIRGMAQTVRHLVTVEEVD
- the rplO gene encoding 50S ribosomal protein L15 produces the protein MGENPIKIHNLRPAPGAKTDKIRVGRGEASKGKTAGRGTKGTKARYQVPQRFEGGQMPLHMRLPKLKGFKNPFKITFQVVNLDKLAELYPQGGEVTVEDLVAKGAVRKNSLVKVLGTGEISVALQVTVDAVSGSATEKIVAAGGTVTELV
- the secY gene encoding preprotein translocase subunit SecY; the protein is MLSAFARAFQTPDLRKKLLFTLGIMVLFRLGSHVPVPGVDFEAVHACIKETKNNGLFGLVNLFSGGALLQLTIFALGIMPYITASIILQLLTVVIPRLEALKKEGQAGQAKITQYTRYLTIALAVLQGTGIVATASSGALFSGCVYANQIVPDTGVFRIAVMVLTMTAGTTVIMWLGELITDRGIGNGMSLLIFTSIAAQFPTSMWAIKQSGTIGGGWVEFLSVIAIGVIVVMLVIFVEQAQRRIPVQYAKRMIGRRAFGGTSTYIPLKVNQAGVIPVIFASSLLYIPALVVQLTNSQSSWAVWITKHFVRGDHPVYMATYFLLIVFFAFFYVAISFNPEEVADNMKKYGGFIPGIRAGRPTAEYLNYVLTRITWPGSLYLGLIALIPMIALVAFGQQTNFPFGGTSVLIVVGVGLETVKQIESQLQQRNYEGFLR